In Novipirellula caenicola, a single genomic region encodes these proteins:
- a CDS encoding Spy/CpxP family protein refolding chaperone — MKRRMLSVLVLTLALVVTATADDAKPKKKGDRAGGKNAGAAQLLKPFEAVDLTEEQTAKIKALGKAMNEKSNAIREEAGVTQELMKKRAEAMKEARESGKKGKELAAEVDAKAGLTDAQVNAMKKVAELRKNFMQEAVALLTAEQKEKLPARVKATGKTEGKEKAKGKGKKKKEAE; from the coding sequence ATGAAAAGACGCATGTTGAGTGTTTTGGTTTTGACTTTAGCTTTGGTCGTAACGGCAACCGCAGACGATGCGAAGCCGAAAAAGAAAGGCGATCGGGCAGGCGGAAAAAATGCGGGCGCAGCCCAGTTGCTAAAGCCGTTTGAAGCGGTCGACTTGACGGAAGAGCAAACCGCCAAGATCAAAGCCTTGGGCAAGGCGATGAACGAAAAGAGCAACGCGATCCGCGAGGAAGCGGGTGTCACCCAAGAACTGATGAAAAAGCGGGCCGAAGCGATGAAGGAAGCTCGCGAATCAGGCAAGAAAGGTAAGGAGTTGGCTGCCGAAGTCGACGCCAAGGCAGGGCTTACGGACGCCCAAGTCAACGCGATGAAAAAGGTGGCGGAACTTCGCAAGAACTTCATGCAGGAAGCGGTCGCTCTGCTGACTGCCGAGCAAAAAGAAAAGCTTCCCGCCCGCGTCAAAGCGACTGGAAAAACCGAGGGCAAAGAAAAAGCCAAAGGTAAAGGCAAGAAGAAGAAAGAGGCAGAATAG
- a CDS encoding prepilin peptidase: MAWLQSRGTSHYSPADLYLTRLMDVAIAAWLFWIGSSIGSFLNVVAWRMPRNQSVNGRSYCPRCSTRLKARDNFPVFGWLALRGRCRTCRLPISPRYPIVEAAVGISITWVGIAEIYRLSLPYQNQHWHGGPLWIPVVDRSMMITLLYHVIAIALSWAMGLIRMDGHALPRRLSSTAAVIMVGGMLLFPTVMVVPWQMQVPASWRGDGLYVDALMRVITALVAATFLGRCLARGLCVGADPKLDPLGKSTIRLVDLITIIAIPALVLGWQSLPAVLFVAACIALGLGRVLPSSTDMLGRFAVAVPITLCLSVVFWRPLHAAAYWPSDGSSPWVLLAAAALVLITPAWLRERQPLGGQSLPFHEPNDHDSAAADSTVSKN; this comes from the coding sequence TGGCATGGTTGCAATCGCGAGGCACCTCGCATTACAGCCCAGCGGATCTGTATCTGACTCGGTTGATGGACGTCGCGATCGCGGCTTGGTTGTTTTGGATCGGATCGTCGATCGGCAGTTTTCTGAATGTCGTTGCATGGCGAATGCCACGAAACCAAAGTGTCAACGGACGATCCTATTGCCCACGCTGCAGCACCCGGCTGAAGGCCCGCGATAACTTCCCCGTATTCGGATGGCTGGCGCTCCGTGGTCGCTGCCGTACCTGCCGGCTTCCAATCTCGCCTCGCTATCCCATTGTCGAAGCGGCGGTCGGCATCAGCATCACTTGGGTCGGGATCGCCGAGATTTATCGATTGAGCCTGCCTTATCAAAATCAACATTGGCACGGCGGACCATTGTGGATTCCCGTGGTAGACCGATCGATGATGATCACGCTGCTGTATCACGTGATTGCCATCGCACTGAGCTGGGCGATGGGGCTGATACGCATGGACGGTCATGCGTTGCCCCGTCGGCTGAGCAGCACCGCGGCGGTAATCATGGTCGGCGGCATGTTGCTGTTTCCCACGGTGATGGTCGTGCCTTGGCAAATGCAGGTACCGGCCAGTTGGCGAGGCGACGGATTGTACGTTGACGCCTTGATGCGAGTGATCACGGCGCTGGTAGCCGCCACGTTTTTGGGACGCTGTTTGGCACGCGGGTTGTGTGTCGGGGCGGATCCGAAACTTGATCCGTTGGGGAAATCAACCATTCGGTTGGTCGATCTGATCACAATCATTGCCATCCCGGCGTTGGTACTAGGTTGGCAATCACTACCTGCCGTCTTGTTCGTCGCCGCCTGTATCGCGTTAGGTTTAGGCCGGGTCCTGCCAAGTTCGACTGACATGCTTGGCCGCTTTGCCGTTGCGGTGCCCATCACCCTTTGCTTGTCGGTTGTGTTTTGGCGACCACTGCATGCAGCAGCGTATTGGCCCAGCGACGGCAGCTCGCCTTGGGTGCTGTTGGCGGCGGCTGCATTGGTGCTGATCACACCGGCGTGGCTTCGGGAAAGGCAACCGCTAGGGGGCCAATCACTGCCCTTTCACGAACCCAACGACCACGACAGCGCCGCAGCAGACTCAACTGTTTCTAAAAATTGA
- a CDS encoding ThuA domain-containing protein — protein sequence MRLLSSAILALALFTGTLLTGIASAETTKLVLVAGKPSHPPRMHEFNAGVQLLAKSLSSVEDLETEVVLNGWPEDESVFENADAVVFYMDGGGRHEVVKENGRRLKLIDKWVKNGVGVGFMHFGVEVVADQAGEEFKDWIGGHYEHMFSCNPFWEPMFVTLPDHPITRGVKPFQIKDEWYFNMRFVGDISGNEATEVDGLKFQPILVAVPSDDVRDGPYVYPRGPYEHIQANQGRAEAMMWVVNRDDGGRGLGFTGGHFHDNWGNDDFRKVVLNGMLWLGKHEVPEGGVQSTVTQADLDANLDKKNRR from the coding sequence GTGAGACTACTTAGTTCGGCGATCCTCGCACTGGCTCTTTTCACCGGTACGCTTCTGACTGGCATCGCTTCAGCCGAAACCACCAAACTTGTCCTGGTCGCAGGCAAACCATCGCACCCACCTCGGATGCACGAGTTCAACGCCGGGGTGCAATTGTTGGCCAAGAGTTTGTCGTCGGTCGAAGACTTGGAAACCGAAGTCGTATTGAATGGTTGGCCCGAGGACGAATCGGTCTTTGAAAATGCCGATGCCGTCGTGTTCTATATGGATGGCGGTGGTCGACACGAAGTGGTCAAAGAAAACGGTCGCCGTTTAAAACTGATCGACAAATGGGTCAAAAATGGCGTCGGCGTCGGCTTCATGCACTTTGGTGTCGAAGTGGTTGCGGATCAGGCGGGCGAGGAATTCAAAGATTGGATCGGCGGCCATTACGAACACATGTTCTCGTGCAACCCGTTTTGGGAACCGATGTTCGTCACGCTGCCGGATCATCCGATCACCCGCGGGGTAAAGCCGTTCCAAATCAAGGACGAGTGGTATTTCAACATGCGTTTCGTTGGCGACATTAGCGGAAACGAAGCGACCGAAGTCGACGGGTTAAAATTCCAGCCCATCTTGGTTGCTGTGCCATCGGATGACGTTCGCGATGGACCCTACGTCTACCCACGAGGCCCGTACGAGCATATCCAAGCGAACCAAGGCCGCGCCGAAGCGATGATGTGGGTCGTCAATCGCGACGACGGTGGCCGTGGACTTGGATTCACCGGAGGCCACTTTCATGACAATTGGGGCAACGACGATTTCCGCAAAGTTGTTCTCAATGGCATGCTCTGGCTGGGCAAACACGAGGTCCCCGAAGGCGGCGTCCAGTCGACGGTCACCCAAGCCGACCTGGACGCCAACCTAGACAAAAAGAACCGCCGCTAA